TGCTGACCGTCTCGGCCATGTCCATGCCGGGCCGGCGGTGCCACGAACCCTACAGCGGTCGTTCGATGGCCGCCACGATCTCCGGCGCAGCGTATATCCTGTTGCGCAGCCGGCCCGAGACTTCCCTGAGTATACCGAGCCGGACAAGCTTGCGCACGTTCTGCGTCGCCGCCCGATGCGTTACGCCCATCTGCCGGGCCGCGCCTCCGATCGTGATTACCGGCAGATCGAACAGCGCATCGACAAGCCCGAGCAGGCGCGCCGGCGCCCGCGTCGTCTGCACGCGCTCGCGGTACTCGCGCCACAGATTGAGCAGCACGCTCGTGCGCACCGCCGCTTCACGCGATTGCTCCGCCACCCCGTCGAGGAAGAAGGCAATCCATCCGGTCCACGCTCCCGCGCGACTCACATCGAGCAACCCGCGGTAGTACTCCTCACGCCGTTGTTCAAAGTACGCGCTCAAGTTCAGCACGGGATCGGGCAGCAAGCCCCCGTGACACAACTGCAGCGCAATCAGCAGCCGTCCGATGCGCCCGTTCCCATCGAGGAACGGGTGGATTGCCTCGAACTGGTAATGCACCAGGGCCAGGCGGATCAGCGGCGGCAGATTGTCGTGCTTGCCGAGGTATTCTTCGAACGCTGCCAGTGCCTGCTGCATCTCGTCGGGTGGGGGAGGCACGTAGACCGCGTCCGCCAACGTGCAGCCGGCCCGGCCGATCCAGTTCTGTATGCGCCGGAACTCGCCCGGTACCATTCGCCCGCCCCGCACGCCCTGCATCAGCTTCCCATGCAGCTCGCGGATGACGTCGAGTCCGAGCTTGCCCGCCCGTAGCCGCCTCAGGCCGTACTCCATGGCGATGACATAGTTGGCCACCTCGCGCACGTCAGGTGGCGGCTCATGTCCCGCCGGCGGATTCAGCTTCGGTGCTGCCTCGTAGAAGAACAGGTCCGACAGCGACGCCTGTGTTCCCTCGATCCGGCTCGACAG
This is a stretch of genomic DNA from Verrucomicrobiota bacterium. It encodes these proteins:
- a CDS encoding Fic family protein, whose amino-acid sequence is MQASDFTADSWGRLVPVEDEAVGFVPNALPPKLELTWALTGKLSAADRALAELAGSARGLPNPHLLIGPFVRREAVLSSRIEGTQASLSDLFFYEAAPKLNPPAGHEPPPDVREVANYVIAMEYGLRRLRAGKLGLDVIRELHGKLMQGVRGGRMVPGEFRRIQNWIGRAGCTLADAVYVPPPPDEMQQALAAFEEYLGKHDNLPPLIRLALVHYQFEAIHPFLDGNGRIGRLLIALQLCHGGLLPDPVLNLSAYFEQRREEYYRGLLDVSRAGAWTGWIAFFLDGVAEQSREAAVRTSVLLNLWREYRERVQTTRAPARLLGLVDALFDLPVITIGGAARQMGVTHRAATQNVRKLVRLGILREVSGRLRNRIYAAPEIVAAIERPL